One genomic region from Streptomyces sp. Li-HN-5-11 encodes:
- a CDS encoding alpha/beta hydrolase, translating into MAMVDAGQLRLHVQRMSPRDGGPATGTVVLVHGLLTDSLASYYFTVAPRFAAAGLDVVMYDLRGHGRSGRPATGYTLDDAIDDLQALLDRLEVTGPVHLVGNSYGGTVAFGHAARHPERAASVCLIESQPATEEWAVTMGGVLRQVVTDLARNEAAALAWITANRSHNTARLAKSAARLVRATTIARDIPASRVLNDEQIRSVRCPVLALYGGESALVAQAPWLESVLPGCRTVVLPGHEHSVLVEAPRAVGGHVLSLVQEVAGAPATGGATAAGAGAGVGRG; encoded by the coding sequence ATGGCGATGGTCGACGCCGGTCAACTCCGGTTGCACGTACAGCGGATGAGCCCCAGGGACGGCGGCCCGGCCACCGGCACGGTCGTCCTCGTCCACGGGCTGCTCACCGACAGCCTGGCCAGCTACTACTTCACCGTGGCCCCGCGGTTCGCCGCGGCCGGACTCGATGTCGTCATGTACGACCTGCGCGGCCACGGCCGCAGCGGACGCCCGGCGACCGGCTACACCCTCGACGACGCCATCGACGACCTGCAGGCGCTGCTCGACCGTCTGGAGGTGACCGGTCCGGTTCACCTCGTCGGCAATTCCTACGGCGGCACGGTCGCCTTCGGCCATGCCGCCCGCCACCCGGAGCGGGCGGCCTCCGTCTGTCTGATCGAGTCCCAGCCGGCGACCGAGGAGTGGGCGGTCACGATGGGCGGGGTCCTGCGGCAGGTGGTCACCGATCTGGCGCGCAACGAGGCCGCCGCGCTGGCCTGGATCACCGCCAACCGCAGCCACAACACCGCGCGCCTGGCGAAGAGCGCGGCACGCCTTGTCCGGGCCACCACCATTGCCCGCGACATCCCGGCGAGCCGGGTTCTGAACGACGAGCAGATACGGTCCGTGCGCTGCCCGGTGCTGGCGCTCTACGGCGGCGAGTCGGCCCTCGTGGCGCAGGCACCGTGGCTGGAGTCGGTCCTGCCCGGCTGCCGGACCGTAGTGCTGCCGGGGCATGAGCACTCCGTGCTGGTCGAGGCGCCGAGAGCGGTCGGCGGCCACGTCCTGTCCCTGGTCCAGGAGGTGGCCGGAGCGCCGGCAACGGGCGGGGCGACGGCTGCGGGGGCGGGGGCAGGGGTGGGGCGCGGGTGA
- a CDS encoding trypsin-like serine protease → MKHATRHRWKAVVLPLAALAAAVPFVLPAPAGALPASAAQDAARIQSRQEVLDAVADQITQGLSESDRARIPGFADIAVDPDHNHLRLYWKGTPPQRVRSILARLPHGVTAEVGSARYSKAELHAARAKLLRGRTGMNLSVTGASPVHITSIAPAVDGSGLEVGYDSAAGGTGRKQSLTAAAEGTLSQQVAAAAGRAAGVRAVAIHRLQSVDLASRQRDHSPWTGASALHNPGGGICSGSFGVKNAQGQAMLTSAYHCGHTAGGRWTTWTGGDLVGTTDASQESPTDDVVGIKLPSGQARGWLYDGAATRTDGYAKPVTGWGHNNVGDYVCTDGANGGVHCGVQIAQTDIGVTGPNNIYRPDVDLAYATSSTPGGVAAVNGDSGGPVFAGVNNNTADEARGVITALDRTITCPPAYNSNTVLDGHNRTPWCLAGVYYVPISVILHDMHWTLITG, encoded by the coding sequence ATGAAGCACGCCACACGCCACAGATGGAAAGCCGTCGTCCTGCCGCTCGCGGCACTCGCCGCAGCGGTGCCGTTCGTCCTCCCGGCCCCGGCAGGCGCCTTACCCGCCTCGGCCGCGCAGGACGCCGCGCGGATCCAGAGCCGTCAGGAGGTCCTCGACGCCGTCGCCGATCAGATCACTCAAGGGCTCTCCGAGTCCGACCGGGCGCGCATACCCGGCTTCGCCGACATCGCGGTCGACCCCGACCACAATCACCTGCGCCTGTACTGGAAGGGCACCCCGCCCCAGCGGGTCCGCAGCATCCTCGCCCGGCTCCCCCACGGGGTGACGGCCGAGGTCGGCTCCGCCCGTTACTCGAAGGCGGAACTCCACGCCGCGCGTGCCAAGTTGCTGCGTGGCCGCACGGGGATGAACCTGTCCGTCACAGGGGCGTCCCCCGTCCACATCACCAGCATCGCGCCGGCGGTCGACGGCAGCGGCCTGGAGGTCGGCTACGACAGCGCAGCCGGCGGAACCGGCCGGAAGCAGAGCCTCACGGCGGCCGCGGAAGGCACCCTTTCGCAGCAGGTCGCGGCGGCCGCCGGCCGGGCGGCGGGAGTCCGCGCCGTCGCCATCCACCGGTTGCAGAGCGTCGATCTGGCCTCCCGGCAGCGCGACCACTCGCCGTGGACCGGAGCCTCGGCCCTGCACAACCCCGGGGGCGGCATCTGCTCCGGCTCCTTCGGCGTCAAGAACGCCCAGGGGCAGGCCATGCTGACGTCGGCCTACCACTGCGGCCATACGGCCGGCGGCCGGTGGACCACCTGGACGGGCGGTGACCTCGTCGGCACCACCGACGCCTCCCAGGAGTCCCCGACCGACGACGTGGTCGGCATCAAACTGCCCTCGGGGCAGGCCCGCGGCTGGCTCTACGACGGAGCCGCGACCCGCACCGACGGGTACGCCAAACCCGTCACCGGCTGGGGACACAACAACGTCGGCGACTACGTGTGCACCGACGGCGCCAACGGCGGCGTGCACTGCGGCGTACAGATCGCCCAGACCGACATCGGCGTCACCGGGCCCAACAACATCTACCGCCCCGACGTCGACCTCGCCTACGCCACGTCCTCGACCCCGGGCGGCGTCGCGGCGGTCAACGGCGACAGCGGCGGCCCCGTCTTCGCCGGCGTCAACAACAACACCGCCGACGAGGCCCGCGGAGTCATCACCGCCCTCGACCGCACGATCACCTGCCCACCCGCGTACAACTCCAACACCGTGCTCGACGGCCACAACAGAACGCCCTGGTGCCTGGCCGGCGTCTACTACGTGCCGATCTCGGTGATCCTGCACGACATGCACTGGACCCTGATCACCGGCTGA
- a CDS encoding RNA polymerase sigma-70 factor encodes MKSEPSEGAQDTTGQLARGGPADLATEAFTSHRNLLFTVAYEMLGSAADAEDVLQETWLRWAGVDLGAVRDQRAYLVRITTRQALSRLRTLGRRKESYVGPWLPEPLLTTPDVAEDVELADSVSMAMLLVLETLTPTERAVFVLREVFDLGYDEIAESVDRSPAAVRQIAHRARAHVAARRPRGTVSPNEARNALDAFRRAVETGDLQSLLDILAPDVVLLGDGGGVRQAVLRPVVGADKVGRLLAAGLDRLAAASLRPAQVNGHPALIVRLDGEIDTVMAMRIDDGLVTGFYAVRNPEKLSHMRRETTLRR; translated from the coding sequence GTGAAGAGCGAACCCAGCGAGGGCGCACAGGACACGACCGGGCAGCTCGCCCGCGGCGGACCCGCTGACCTGGCCACCGAGGCGTTCACATCCCACCGCAACCTGCTGTTCACCGTCGCCTACGAGATGCTCGGCTCGGCCGCCGACGCGGAGGACGTCCTGCAGGAGACCTGGCTGCGGTGGGCGGGTGTCGATCTCGGCGCGGTGCGGGACCAGCGTGCGTACCTGGTGCGGATCACCACGCGTCAGGCGCTGAGCCGGCTGCGTACACTCGGCCGCCGCAAGGAGTCCTATGTGGGCCCCTGGCTCCCCGAGCCGCTGCTCACCACGCCCGACGTGGCCGAGGACGTGGAACTGGCCGACAGCGTCTCGATGGCGATGCTGCTGGTGCTGGAGACGCTCACGCCGACCGAGCGGGCGGTGTTCGTGCTGCGCGAGGTGTTCGACCTCGGCTACGACGAGATCGCCGAATCCGTCGACAGGAGCCCGGCCGCGGTCCGCCAGATCGCGCACCGGGCACGGGCACACGTCGCGGCACGCCGGCCGCGCGGGACCGTCTCCCCCAACGAGGCCCGAAACGCGCTCGACGCCTTCCGGCGGGCGGTGGAGACGGGCGATCTGCAGAGCCTGCTGGACATCCTCGCGCCGGACGTGGTCCTGCTGGGCGACGGCGGCGGAGTCAGGCAGGCCGTCCTGCGGCCCGTCGTGGGGGCCGACAAGGTGGGCCGCCTGCTGGCAGCGGGGCTGGACAGGCTCGCCGCGGCGTCACTGCGGCCCGCGCAGGTCAACGGCCACCCTGCGCTGATCGTCCGGCTGGACGGCGAGATCGACACCGTCATGGCGATGCGCATCGACGACGGCCTCGTCACCGGGTTCTACGCCGTGCGCAACCCGGAGAAACTTTCGCACATGCGGCGGGAGACCACCCTGCGCCGCTGA
- a CDS encoding class I SAM-dependent methyltransferase: MSNDGTGEPASPSRAEQVAALRPVYRADLADGVDRFFEPRRDTCPWCGSPRLETRLRTKDLLQHKPGRFVLDRCGECRHTFQNPRLSEAGLEFYYRDFYDGLGEKQLGNAFAGRTKMYVRRAESLLPFASAPKNWLDVGTGHGHFCAAARTVHPGTAFDGLDFTDGAELAERAGRVERGYRGGFPDLAEKLAGHYDVVSMFHYLEHNPEPVRELEAAHRAIRPGGHLLIEVPDPDSRYARLLGRWWLPWLQPQHLHFVPVENVRRKLTDLGFTVVAEQHAEPHDPVDLLAAVWLALDTAAPRDDLPWLPAPPTALGRTLRAATLIAGIPALVLATLLDRFAVRPVAGPLGLSNAYRLVARRD; the protein is encoded by the coding sequence GTGAGCAACGACGGCACAGGCGAACCCGCCTCCCCGAGCCGCGCCGAGCAGGTCGCCGCGCTGCGCCCCGTCTACCGGGCCGACCTCGCCGACGGTGTCGACCGCTTCTTCGAACCGCGGCGCGACACCTGCCCCTGGTGCGGCTCACCGCGGCTGGAGACGCGACTGCGCACCAAGGACCTGCTGCAGCACAAGCCCGGCCGCTTCGTCCTCGACCGGTGCGGGGAGTGCCGGCACACCTTCCAGAATCCGCGGCTCAGCGAGGCCGGTCTGGAGTTCTACTACCGCGACTTCTACGACGGACTGGGCGAGAAGCAGCTCGGCAACGCCTTCGCGGGCCGGACGAAGATGTACGTGCGTCGCGCCGAGTCCCTGCTTCCCTTCGCCTCCGCGCCCAAGAACTGGCTGGACGTCGGCACCGGCCACGGTCACTTCTGCGCGGCGGCTCGCACCGTCCACCCCGGCACGGCCTTCGACGGCCTGGACTTCACCGACGGCGCCGAACTCGCCGAGCGCGCCGGACGCGTGGAGCGGGGCTACCGCGGCGGCTTCCCCGATCTGGCGGAGAAGCTCGCCGGCCACTACGACGTCGTCAGCATGTTCCACTACCTGGAGCACAATCCGGAACCGGTCCGCGAACTCGAGGCGGCGCACCGGGCCATCCGGCCCGGTGGCCATCTCCTGATCGAGGTCCCGGACCCCGACAGCCGTTACGCCCGCCTCCTCGGCCGCTGGTGGCTGCCCTGGCTGCAACCGCAGCACCTGCACTTCGTCCCGGTCGAGAATGTGCGCCGCAAACTGACGGACCTCGGCTTCACGGTGGTGGCGGAGCAGCACGCCGAACCGCACGACCCCGTCGACCTCCTGGCCGCCGTCTGGCTGGCCCTGGACACGGCCGCACCGCGCGACGACCTTCCCTGGCTGCCGGCCCCGCCGACCGCGCTGGGCCGCACGCTGCGCGCGGCGACGTTGATCGCCGGCATCCCGGCCCTTGTCCTCGCCACCCTGCTGGACCGCTTCGCCGTCAGGCCCGTGGCCGGCCCGCTGGGCCTGTCCAACGCCTACCGGCTGGTGGCCCGCCGGGACTGA
- a CDS encoding carboxymuconolactone decarboxylase family protein — protein MDARFNMFGNEIAAKFFKRFASAGLVIHQSPLPKSTQELVSLRASQINGCGWCVDAHTKEAEAAGETSVRLHLVAAWRESTVFTEAERAALALAEEGTRLADAYQGVSDETWAQVCKHYDDDQIAALVSLVALINAANRLAVIVHQQGGSYEPGMFAAAFD, from the coding sequence ATGGACGCCCGGTTCAACATGTTCGGCAACGAGATCGCCGCCAAGTTCTTCAAGCGGTTCGCAAGCGCCGGTCTGGTGATCCACCAGTCGCCGCTGCCGAAGTCCACGCAGGAGCTGGTGTCGCTGCGCGCCAGCCAGATCAACGGCTGCGGTTGGTGCGTCGACGCGCACACCAAGGAGGCCGAGGCCGCCGGTGAAACCTCGGTCCGGCTCCATCTGGTCGCCGCCTGGCGCGAATCCACCGTGTTCACCGAGGCCGAGCGCGCCGCGCTGGCGCTCGCCGAAGAGGGCACCCGGCTCGCAGACGCGTACCAGGGAGTGTCCGACGAGACCTGGGCGCAGGTGTGCAAGCACTACGACGACGACCAGATCGCCGCGCTGGTCTCCCTGGTCGCCCTGATCAACGCGGCCAACCGGCTCGCCGTGATCGTGCATCAGCAGGGAGGTTCCTACGAACCGGGCATGTTCGCCGCCGCGTTCGACTGA
- a CDS encoding glycosyltransferase: MSRFLFVVPPLVGHINPAAGVAAELAARGHRVAWAAVDPGLVRRLAGEEAVVFRCAGPVLGPGGAQRPADLRGPEALKFLWERFLGPLAEAMAPGVAAAVEDFGPDVVVADQQAFAGGLVAERLRVPWATSATTSAELAGVLDGLPGITAWMDALLGGLRARIGDPSGAADPRFSPRLTLAFSTPELVGPGARADDRIRWVGPSLTPRPAVPGFPWDWLDASRFVVLVTLGTANTDVGARFLGACLAAVRERTDRLQAVIVDPGGVLGASATHGAGPDDKDVLVLPSVPQLPLLERVDAVVCHAGHNTVCEALWHGVPLVVAPIRDDQPVVAGQVTDAGAGVRVRFGRVSAQRLGGALDSVLHDPAHRAAAERIRAAFRAAGGSSAAATHLERLAGGVPPEEEQ; encoded by the coding sequence GTGAGCAGGTTCCTGTTCGTCGTGCCGCCCCTGGTCGGGCACATCAACCCGGCGGCGGGTGTCGCGGCCGAGCTGGCCGCGCGGGGGCACCGGGTGGCCTGGGCAGCCGTCGATCCCGGGCTCGTCCGGCGGCTCGCGGGCGAGGAAGCCGTCGTGTTCCGGTGTGCCGGGCCGGTGCTGGGGCCGGGCGGCGCTCAGCGGCCGGCGGACCTCAGGGGCCCGGAGGCGCTGAAGTTCCTGTGGGAACGGTTCCTGGGCCCGCTCGCCGAGGCCATGGCTCCCGGCGTGGCGGCGGCCGTCGAGGACTTCGGCCCCGATGTGGTGGTGGCCGACCAGCAGGCCTTCGCCGGCGGGCTGGTCGCCGAGCGGCTGCGCGTGCCGTGGGCCACCTCGGCCACCACCTCCGCCGAGCTCGCCGGCGTACTGGACGGGCTGCCGGGGATCACGGCCTGGATGGACGCGCTCCTCGGTGGTCTGCGGGCCCGCATCGGTGATCCGTCGGGCGCCGCCGACCCGCGGTTCTCCCCGCGCCTGACGCTCGCGTTCAGCACCCCGGAACTCGTCGGGCCGGGGGCCCGTGCGGATGACCGGATCCGCTGGGTGGGCCCTTCCCTCACGCCCCGCCCCGCGGTGCCCGGCTTCCCCTGGGACTGGCTCGACGCCTCCCGCTTCGTGGTCCTCGTGACGCTCGGTACCGCCAACACCGATGTGGGGGCCCGTTTCCTCGGCGCGTGCCTGGCCGCGGTGCGGGAACGCACCGACCGGCTGCAGGCGGTGATCGTCGACCCGGGCGGTGTGCTCGGCGCTTCCGCAACCCACGGTGCCGGCCCGGACGACAAGGACGTTCTCGTCCTCCCCTCGGTGCCTCAACTCCCGCTCCTGGAAAGGGTGGACGCGGTCGTCTGCCACGCCGGTCACAACACCGTGTGCGAGGCGCTGTGGCACGGTGTCCCTCTTGTCGTGGCCCCCATCCGCGACGACCAGCCGGTCGTGGCCGGGCAGGTGACCGATGCGGGGGCGGGCGTCCGGGTCCGCTTCGGCCGGGTCTCCGCCCAGCGGCTGGGCGGTGCGCTGGACTCCGTACTGCACGATCCCGCCCATCGCGCTGCGGCCGAGCGGATCCGTGCGGCGTTCCGTGCCGCCGGAGGCAGCAGCGCGGCGGCAACCCACCTGGAGCGACTGGCCGGCGGCGTACCCCCCGAGGAGGAACAGTGA
- a CDS encoding acyl carrier protein — protein sequence MTTSQSPLARADEESVLADITRMLAALLEDEYGLDDVEIGMTTTFNRDLELESIDLVTLAGLLEERYGRQVNFAEFLAGMEFDEIIELTVGRLVEYVVQSLKAAEAG from the coding sequence ATGACCACAAGCCAGTCCCCGCTCGCCCGCGCGGACGAGGAGTCGGTGCTCGCCGACATCACGCGCATGCTCGCCGCGCTGCTGGAGGACGAGTACGGCCTGGACGACGTCGAGATCGGCATGACGACCACCTTCAACCGCGACCTGGAACTGGAGAGCATCGACCTGGTGACCTTGGCCGGCCTGCTGGAGGAGCGGTACGGCAGGCAGGTCAACTTCGCCGAGTTCCTGGCCGGGATGGAGTTCGACGAGATCATCGAGCTCACCGTCGGGCGGCTCGTCGAGTACGTGGTGCAGAGCCTGAAGGCCGCGGAGGCGGGCTGA